The Methanothermobacter sp. genome contains the following window.
TGATATTCTTCCAAGGGCCGTGAATATACCCCCCAGCGGGCCGACACCAGGCAACTCATCTATGAGGACTCTGATACTGGAATCAAGAAGATCCCTGTAATTACCTGCCTGTCTGCTGTCACGGAAGACCACGACCACCTCACTGAAATATTCCAGGAGTTTATCTGTTATTATCTCAATGAAGGACCTTCCATCCATCACAAGAAGGCCCTTATCTGATCCCATCCTCCTGCCCATTCCCCCGCAGAGGACCACAGCGGAGTTCAGTTCACGGTTCTTCATTGGCTGAAATTATAGAAATGATTATTTGAGGGTGGGGTAGTTGGGGCTTTCATTGGTTATGAGGAGGTCGTGCGGGTGGCTCTCCTTGATACCGCTTGAGGTTATCCTCACAAGCTTTGCCTTCTCCTTCATCTCACCGAGATCTGCGGCACCACAGTATCCCATTGAGGCCCTGAGACCTCCGATTAGCTGGAACAGGACCTCGCTCACCGTTCCCTTATAGGGGACAACCCCCTCAACACCTTCAGGGACGACCTTGGTGTGTTTCATGTGTCCCTTGGGCTCCTGGAAGTACCTGTCTGTCCCGGCACCTATACCCCCTGTCATTGCACCCAGGGACCCCATACCACGGTACTGCTTGTACTTACGACCATTCATAACAACAACGTCCCCCGGGGCCTCATAGGTACCTGCAAGTAGGTTCCCGAGCATGACACAGTCCGCCCCAACAGCCACTGCCTTTGCAATATCCCCTGAGTACCTTATACCACCATCGGCGATCACAGGAACATCGTACTCTGCTGCCACATCAGCCACCTCGGCTATGGCGGTGAGCTGCGGCACACCCACACCTGCAATTATCCTTGTGGTGCACATTGACCCGGGACCTATACCAACCTTGAGGCCATCAACGTCCTGTGCGATGAGGTCCTCTGCAGCCTCCCTGGTTGCGATGTTACCCACTATGAGGTCCGCGTCTATCTCCCTCTTCATTTTCCCGGCACTCTTAACAAGGTTCATGTTGTGTCCGTGGGCGCTGTCGATTGCCAGTATATCTGCCCCTGCCTCATCAAGTGCATGGGCCCTTTCAAGGTCAA
Protein-coding sequences here:
- the guaB gene encoding IMP dehydrogenase codes for the protein MYMKKLKEAETGYTFDDFLLLPQASYVEPKDVETSGRVSRNIRLKIPIISSAMDTVTEYEMAIAMAQEGGMGVIHRNMSIRDQVEQVKKVKRSGDLTIRDVITISPDSTLREAHEIMDQEEISGLPVVEDGILIGIISRRDIEPIFNSEADRKVDQVMTRDVVTVDESVTPSEALDIAYENKVERLPVVKDGKIVGILTMKDILERKRYPNASRDSEGYLMVAAATGPFDLERAHALDEAGADILAIDSAHGHNMNLVKSAGKMKREIDADLIVGNIATREAAEDLIAQDVDGLKVGIGPGSMCTTRIIAGVGVPQLTAIAEVADVAAEYDVPVIADGGIRYSGDIAKAVAVGADCVMLGNLLAGTYEAPGDVVVMNGRKYKQYRGMGSLGAMTGGIGAGTDRYFQEPKGHMKHTKVVPEGVEGVVPYKGTVSEVLFQLIGGLRASMGYCGAADLGEMKEKAKLVRITSSGIKESHPHDLLITNESPNYPTLK